GAAAGAGCATATaagaagaaaacttttcgcgcaaaaccaaagtcaatatctcaaatcATTTCGGCCGGCTAAAGTTCAAGATTaccgaaaattgacaccggttGTTTATCAATAGATTTGAGCGGAACCGGTATCTAGAGGTATATAGACACGAGacaaacgaatttgacgttaatttttttttttttcttaaaaaaaaaaaaaaaaccccgaaatTTCCTGAATGaacgccggttaaagttcaaaatgaccaaaaattgccACCGtagttttttgctgatggatttgcctgaaacttgGGACGTAGGGATATTTTGACGTGAGATGacaaatttgaagttagattcctaaaaaaaaaaaaaaaaaaaaaaaaaaaaaaaaaaaaaaaaaaaaaaatcggccactttggaaatttttttttctcaaaaatctaacattaaattcgtttttctcgggtcaaaatccccccccccccgctaccGAGTTTCAATCAAATCCGTCGACGAAAAACTGAGGTGCCAattttccgtcattttgaaCTATAACTGGCCGCTATTTTGAAACGACTTGAGAttttgacttcgggtttgcgcgaaaagttatttttatgttttttcgattgaggtatcacaaagggagtctcctcatttgaaagaaaagGTAGAGTGCGtcccgccgccccccccccccccgctaagGGGACCctcgaaaattttagggaggccaaaaagtagcttccaCTGACgtaggaacatcccccaagtttcaaatctttacctgaattaggtaaaaagttagtagggggtggaagggacttttgaatcaccctgtatagagtAGAGCTTGGCTTAAAAAGCATTTCAAAGgaatgacattttcaaaatttcccgagggTGCGGGAGCCGAAATCCATTCtcttttttaggaaaaaccTCGCAGGTTCTCTTAAAAGGGCTCTCAAATCATGATCGCCTCCTGATATTTTCGATGCCAGTCTGCCTCTGCTGACAGGAGCGCGTTACTGTATCTTCGTTTGGATACTTACAATCGGtttctatttttaaagaaagaaaaactgaaaatattttaaaattattccagAGATATTTAGTAGGTTATCATTTAGTAGTGTAAGTATCGTCAACAGTGTTGGCGGAAACATTGATGCGAAATCAATTTTTAGTAAAACCTTTAACATGGTTCCGAAAATATTGCCGCAATatcgtcaaaatatttttacaatatttttataatattttgaaagtttaacGACAACatttgcacaattttttaaaaacattttcgtGTTGGGCTAACTGGAAAACGAGGGGGAGATCACCTTGAAAGTTGGGACCCTAATCCTCATTTTGAGATCATTCCATCTTTGATCGCACGGGACACGGGACACTTTACGAAGAATCGAAAGGTAAATCGACACATCTCCTGTGAAAACCAGGGGAGAAAAGGAAGGGGAGGGAGGTGATTAAAAgaattaaaacaaataatttttctgcgtacttttttattattcttatatttcttttattttgggAGTCTCAAATTGGGAACGTGTTACATTGTTAGACCTAAAAGATATGCATTTGTTTTCCTTAAAGGTGCCAATTCTGGTTCTGGACATTTCTCCGACGTTATGGTGCCGAATGATACCACAGTTGCACGCAAAAAGAAAGTATCACTTGTTCTTATGCCCTTAAAACATCACATAAATTGAGTTGCCTCACTAATCTGACATCAAATCCGAGTTCAGCGCTCCAAAAATTACCAGTCAACTTAATTGTGTGACTTCCGTTAGAATTTAGGTCAAATATTAATTATTCTTGCGCAGCAGGTACTACTCCTGGCCCACCGTGCATCGTGCCGGCTCGAAATCAGATCCCAGTTGCGGCGCACTATAGTCCAAAAACGTCGAATGGGCGCAAAGTTCACTCACGATGCTGATAAGTGATTGTTGTAGGCTGTTACAGTATTAGTTTTGCTACTGGGGTGTTTGTAGTGGCAAATCATCTGACAACATCCGATCTCTTGGAGGACTTATACGGAGCTATTGAGCCGCGACAAACAACGTAACAACATCGGATCTCTTGGAGAAATAGGCTCAGCCATAGAGCAACTTTTTGGGAATGGCCTGGCCCCCCTTTTCCCAGGAGAGGTTCGGTAAGGGGGGATGCTGATAAGGACCGTTTGGGTACACCTTGAGTTACCTCAGTCTaacaatttttgactcattGAAGGAATTCAATTATgattttcggtctcttttgTGATTGATACCgatctgaaggccgattttggcgaataAAGTGCGAATTTTCTGACATACGACGGACTGCTTCTTAACGACCCCGTCGCATGCCAAAAACCCTGCATCTCTCGCGAAAATCAGCCTCAAGACCCATGggtaggccagtattagacccaaaaagagatcaaaaatgaccaaatcataaTCCCATATTTCGTAGAATATAAACCCTCAATGAAAACAATCTTGGGGTTGAGGAATTTGATGGTGGGCTCAAAAACGGCCCTCatcgatactcctcctttcGAAAAATATTAACGATTTCTCGAATAATAATTTTTGTGGGTTGGATtcgcagcccctgaaaaatcgttgaaCTGTAATGGAAAAAGAATTTTCACTGTTCAGCAAAAtgaaattgcattttgcatctctgtctggCCCCCTAGGCCCCTAAGGGCTATCCCCCATTGAAGAGGACATGACCCTAGATACCTACACGGATTTTACTTTGTCTGTCATGACTATGAACTTGAACTGTCTAACTATGCATGCGGTTCTGTTACAGACACGAGGACGTTTGGTAGATTCGGAATGCGTCGACGAATTGTATTTGCCTTACTGCCGATCATGTACAAGATGGGCGTGATCACAACCCTCTTGGTCGGTCTCACAGTGTTCACCCTCAAGGGACTCACCATCGGCGTCGTCCTGCTCTTCCTCACACTCACGAGCACGATCCACAAGCTCAAGTACGGTTGGAGCTACGGCGCCCACACAGTCGCTGCTGCGCCAGCCAAGAGTGTTCACATCCACATCCACAGCGGTGGAGGAGGGCCCGGGCTCGGATTCGAGCACGCTCAGTATGGTCAATCGGTTCACGCCGGCGGCGGTGACTGGGAAAGGCATGCGCTTCCGCCGTTCAGTGGGCCAGACATCCAGTACCATCATCCCACCACGGATGGCTTCCGTCCTACCACTGCAGGATCCTCTAGTTACTATTaccattaattaattaattcccAACTAGCATGTGAAAAAAACATCGACTCTGCGAACCGAACAATCAGTAGGTAAGTAGGCGTTTTTTGGTTCTAAAGATTGAGTTCCTACACAGTAAAAACATGTAACATTTATCGCCGCGTTCTACTCGCGAGATCGCTCTAAATAACAGGACGGAGATGAAGAAAAACCAATAGACGAATATACTCGACCTATAGGTGTAGAGATGTATATATCCTTATAGTCGACGTATTTTCGCCTTCTTAGTGGTTTCTTCGTCTGTGACTCAAGTTTTTAAtcccaaaattttaagtgatcTTGCGGAACGTCGAACGAATGGGGTCTCACtcgacgtttttattttttaatgcgTAGTCAAACGAGTCTGTCGCCTCAGAAAACCGAACTGAATTCCAGTTCGGAGAACCGGTGGTTCAGTTTTACGAACCGCAAAACTTTACTTACTCTATATAAACTCTTTATATGTCGACCGAAGTTTTCCCGTTTGGT
This region of Bemisia tabaci unplaced genomic scaffold, PGI_BMITA_v3 genomic DNA includes:
- the LOC109044090 gene encoding uncharacterized protein; this encodes MRGWIFWCVCLKVIVVRGSRKNSQGSLIVPSIELSASQGSSADRGTGLYSGLIQNLNEKLDQVQNVPTYRFTKELWLEKVRDRPVESAAYGATYHATFGSVVKKGMDLFKSHSLLWNFAPGLDLKVGSETSGRFDATVQPSAIDTRTFGRFGMRRRIVFALLPIMYKMGVITTLLVGLTVFTLKGLTIGVVLLFLTLTSTIHKLKYGWSYGAHTVAAAPAKSVHIHIHSGGGGPGLGFEHAQYGQSVHAGGGDWERHALPPFSGPDIQYHHPTTDGFRPTTAGSSSYYYH